The Nitrogeniibacter aestuarii genome has a window encoding:
- a CDS encoding NADPH-dependent FMN reductase family protein: MTYVFEHSNARLGARFVGLVLDPRTQRMHTDERLERRSTMGAPQRMGLPALAPR; this comes from the coding sequence GTGACCTACGTGTTTGAACACTCGAATGCCCGCCTCGGCGCTCGGTTTGTCGGTCTGGTGCTCGACCCGCGTACCCAGCGCATGCACACCGACGAGCGTCTGGAACGCCGTAGCACCATGGGGGCGCCGCAGCGGATGGGCCTACCGGCACTGGCGCCCCGTTGA
- a CDS encoding TRAP transporter large permease, with translation MEGLIAVGLLLFLMILGVPVAWSFAGVLAYLVTAYDANIDTIMMQGYRSLDSVILIALPLFVLTGYLMQGGGIAHRLVDFIEVMVGKRRGGMGASMVLASGIFGAIAGTATAAVASIGKIMVGPLEQRGYPRHYSAALLGISSLLGILIPPSITMILFAVVTRQSVAACFAASIGPAVLLILGLILANRFSIGRLFDESLTAAAEGQALPTKGRATIRALPALSLPIIILGGIYGGVFTPTEAAAVAAVAAMLIGFFIYRDLTLKIFARNVIDAAETTGTVILILLFSFMIGRIMASEGIPQDLTEWVTTLVQNPLMILITVNLVLIIAGMIMDDVSVTVVVAPLFMPLMVHAGMHPVHFASVVACSVVIGANSPPVAPILYMACRIGGASIHRTVRPALMLMGLVAVPVMLVTTFVPELSLFLPRVLGFL, from the coding sequence ATGGAAGGCTTGATCGCAGTAGGGCTCCTGCTGTTTTTGATGATTCTGGGTGTTCCGGTCGCGTGGTCCTTCGCGGGCGTGCTTGCCTACCTCGTGACGGCCTATGACGCGAACATCGACACGATCATGATGCAGGGCTATCGCTCGCTTGATTCGGTCATCCTGATCGCGCTGCCGCTCTTCGTGCTGACGGGCTACCTCATGCAAGGCGGCGGTATCGCTCACCGACTGGTGGACTTCATCGAAGTCATGGTCGGCAAGCGGCGTGGCGGCATGGGGGCATCGATGGTGCTGGCCTCCGGCATCTTTGGCGCCATTGCCGGTACGGCCACCGCAGCCGTCGCTTCGATCGGCAAGATCATGGTGGGGCCGCTCGAGCAGCGCGGCTATCCGCGCCACTATTCGGCGGCGCTGCTGGGTATCTCGTCACTCCTCGGCATCCTGATTCCCCCCTCGATCACCATGATTCTGTTCGCGGTGGTGACCCGTCAGTCGGTCGCGGCCTGCTTTGCTGCGTCGATCGGCCCGGCCGTTCTGCTGATCCTGGGCCTCATCCTGGCGAACCGCTTCAGTATCGGGCGACTGTTCGACGAGAGCCTGACCGCTGCAGCCGAAGGGCAGGCCCTGCCGACTAAAGGGCGCGCCACCATCCGCGCGCTGCCGGCCCTCTCGCTGCCGATCATCATCCTGGGCGGTATCTACGGAGGCGTCTTCACGCCGACCGAAGCGGCTGCGGTTGCCGCAGTGGCGGCCATGCTGATCGGATTCTTCATCTATCGCGACCTGACGCTGAAGATCTTCGCGCGCAATGTCATCGACGCGGCCGAGACCACCGGCACGGTGATCCTGATTCTGCTGTTCAGTTTCATGATCGGCCGGATCATGGCCTCTGAGGGCATTCCACAGGATCTGACCGAATGGGTCACCACGCTGGTGCAGAACCCGCTCATGATCCTGATCACCGTCAACCTCGTCCTGATCATTGCCGGCATGATCATGGACGACGTCTCGGTGACCGTTGTGGTGGCACCCTTGTTCATGCCCCTGATGGTTCACGCCGGCATGCATCCGGTGCATTTCGCATCGGTGGTTGCCTGTTCCGTGGTGATCGGCGCCAACAGCCCCCCGGTGGCGCCCATCCTTTACATGGCCTGCCGCATCGGTGGGGCGTCGATCCACCGGACTGTCCGCCCTGCGCTCATGTTGATGGGCCTCGTGGCGGTGCCGGTGATGCTGGTGACGACCTTCGTGCCCGAGTTGTCCCTGTTCCTGCCTCGCGTGCTCGGCTTCCTCTGA
- a CDS encoding TRAP transporter small permease yields the protein MTLTSIGGRVIARVLDGAALIASLVVVGLMLFLVVARYVFGWSIIGLLEVIMAFGMWVYMLGALIASRRREHLVIDFFAQKIASERARAAHKLVVGGITLAAALFFTLLSWKMLAWGFSHPQTTPGLGIPLWIPQSAIIVAAFGSSLYALRDMIMAARAIWSPPVNHNTEEERTWKA from the coding sequence ATGACGCTAACATCCATCGGAGGCCGGGTCATTGCCCGGGTGCTTGATGGCGCTGCCCTGATTGCGAGCCTGGTCGTGGTCGGCCTGATGCTCTTTCTGGTTGTCGCGCGCTACGTTTTCGGCTGGTCGATCATCGGATTGCTCGAAGTCATCATGGCTTTCGGGATGTGGGTGTACATGCTCGGTGCGCTGATTGCGAGCCGCCGCCGCGAGCATCTCGTCATTGATTTCTTCGCGCAGAAGATCGCCTCCGAGCGCGCACGGGCCGCTCACAAGCTGGTGGTGGGGGGCATCACCCTTGCCGCCGCGCTGTTCTTCACCTTGTTGTCCTGGAAAATGCTGGCGTGGGGGTTTAGCCACCCGCAAACCACGCCCGGTCTCGGCATTCCCCTTTGGATTCCCCAGTCGGCGATCATCGTCGCCGCGTTTGGCAGCAGCCTGTATGCGCTGCGCGACATGATCATGGCTGCACGTGCGATCTGGTCTCCGCCCGTGAATCACAACACCGAGGAGGAGCGCACATGGAAGGCTTGA
- the dctP gene encoding TRAP transporter substrate-binding protein DctP, with protein MMKKLKLPRFLAVAATAIACLLGQPAYAATTLKMATDSGTKGSPAGDALKKWAELIEQKSNGELKVRVFYQNELGGQQEVFDLHVAGDVQLMLNWPMTSYDKRIGVIYTPYMTTSWDEALKAYSPGGWVNDLLGGIYKDIGLKFFGPWPEGFNGVATRDRHALTVPEAKGIKVRTMTVFPAPQTMQALGYQTAAIDWGEVYTALQTGVVDGEAGNVIFWDYEYFRDIINTYVRTKHFFMTGILSMNDKAWEKLTPAQQKAVSEASLEIMNEQFSAARKQDEFYVQKAVEAGIKYIEPTDEQFKALAKTAREQVWPLMEQEIGADIVNTIRKNASPL; from the coding sequence ATGATGAAAAAACTCAAGCTGCCCCGATTCCTTGCGGTAGCGGCGACGGCGATTGCCTGTTTGCTGGGCCAGCCGGCCTATGCGGCAACCACATTGAAGATGGCCACCGACTCGGGCACCAAGGGTTCTCCTGCGGGCGACGCACTGAAGAAATGGGCGGAGCTGATCGAGCAGAAATCGAACGGGGAACTCAAGGTCAGGGTGTTCTACCAGAACGAACTGGGCGGTCAGCAGGAAGTGTTCGATCTGCATGTTGCCGGCGACGTGCAACTGATGCTGAACTGGCCCATGACCTCTTACGACAAACGCATCGGCGTGATCTACACGCCGTACATGACCACTTCGTGGGACGAAGCGCTGAAGGCCTACAGCCCCGGCGGCTGGGTGAACGACCTGCTGGGCGGCATCTACAAGGACATCGGCCTCAAGTTCTTCGGCCCCTGGCCGGAAGGCTTCAACGGCGTTGCGACGCGTGATCGCCACGCGCTCACCGTACCCGAGGCGAAAGGCATCAAGGTGCGGACCATGACCGTGTTCCCGGCGCCACAGACGATGCAGGCACTTGGTTACCAGACGGCTGCTATCGACTGGGGCGAGGTCTACACCGCACTGCAGACGGGTGTTGTCGATGGCGAAGCGGGTAACGTGATCTTCTGGGACTACGAGTACTTCCGCGACATCATCAACACCTACGTGCGCACCAAGCACTTCTTCATGACCGGCATCCTGAGCATGAACGACAAGGCCTGGGAAAAGCTGACGCCGGCGCAGCAGAAGGCGGTCAGCGAAGCGTCGCTGGAGATCATGAACGAACAGTTCAGTGCCGCACGCAAGCAGGATGAGTTCTACGTGCAGAAAGCTGTCGAGGCCGGCATCAAGTACATCGAGCCGACCGACGAGCAGTTCAAGGCGCTGGCCAAGACGGCCCGCGAGCAGGTGTGGCCACTGATGGAACAGGAAATCGGCGCCGACATCGTCAACACGATCCGAAAGAACGCCTCTCCGCTCTGA
- a CDS encoding flavodoxin, protein MSKIGIFFGTETGSTRLVAKKLQRQLGHEIADKPINVAKASIGDMLQYDALILGTPSYGVGDIPGRSAGCFEPNWEEFFARLDEEPDFSGKKIAFFGLGAQERYSERFCSSLFALYVMFKSFGAQIVGQWPIDGYVFEHSNAVVDGQFVGLVLDQRTQHMHTDERLERWSAMVVPQLMGTPG, encoded by the coding sequence ATGAGCAAGATCGGCATCTTCTTCGGCACCGAAACCGGCAGCACCCGACTGGTGGCCAAAAAGCTCCAGCGCCAGTTGGGTCACGAGATCGCAGACAAGCCGATCAACGTGGCCAAGGCGAGCATCGGCGACATGCTGCAATACGATGCATTGATCCTCGGCACGCCCAGCTATGGGGTGGGCGATATTCCCGGCCGCAGCGCCGGCTGCTTCGAACCGAACTGGGAGGAGTTCTTCGCCCGGCTCGACGAAGAGCCCGATTTCAGCGGCAAGAAAATTGCCTTCTTCGGCCTCGGCGCGCAAGAGCGCTATTCGGAGCGATTCTGCAGCTCGCTGTTTGCGCTCTACGTGATGTTCAAGAGCTTTGGTGCGCAGATCGTGGGGCAGTGGCCCATCGATGGTTATGTGTTCGAACACTCGAATGCCGTCGTCGATGGCCAGTTCGTCGGTCTGGTGCTCGACCAGCGAACCCAGCACATGCACACCGACGAGCGTCTGGAACGCTGGAGCGCCATGGTGGTGCCGCAGCTGATGGGTACGCCTGGCTGA
- a CDS encoding Nif11-like leader peptide family natural product precursor: MSVQTIQAFSEKARSDAELGSALKACQKIKELRALARDNGFEIHEDSLYPPNEPQFTEDQLSERLVKALLRA, encoded by the coding sequence ATGTCCGTTCAGACCATTCAGGCTTTTTCGGAAAAGGCTCGTAGCGACGCCGAATTGGGCTCAGCACTCAAGGCCTGTCAGAAGATCAAGGAGTTGCGTGCCCTGGCCCGCGACAACGGCTTCGAGATTCATGAAGATTCCCTGTATCCGCCGAACGAACCGCAGTTCACCGAAGATCAGCTCTCCGAGCGCCTGGTGAAAGCCTTGCTTCGCGCCTGA
- the purT gene encoding formate-dependent phosphoribosylglycinamide formyltransferase, producing the protein MTTLGTPFSSTATRVLLCGSGELGKEVVIELQRLGCEVIAVDRYANAPAMQVADRSHVISMLDGDALRGVIEQEKPHYIVPEIEAIATDTLAALEKEGFNVVPTARAAQLTMNREGIRRLAAETLGVPTSTYRFAASEEEYRAAVEAIGLPCLVKPIMSSSGKGQSFVKSADKVDAAWAYAQEGGRAGKGKVIVEGFVDFDFEITLLTIRHNDGQGKTITSFCAPIGHRQEDGDYQESWQPQRMTATALERAQQIAKTVTDELGGRGLFGVELFVKGDDVIFSEVSPRPHDTGMVTLISQDLSEFALHARAILGLPIPNIALHGASASAVLLVPGNSTTMQYHNLTAALSRPDTQLRLFGKPEVAGKRRLGVALARAESVEAAREVANAVIGDIQVEL; encoded by the coding sequence ATGACCACACTCGGCACTCCGTTTTCTTCCACGGCCACCCGTGTTCTCCTGTGCGGCTCGGGCGAACTGGGCAAGGAGGTCGTCATTGAACTGCAGCGCCTCGGATGCGAGGTCATCGCCGTCGACCGCTATGCCAACGCACCGGCCATGCAGGTGGCCGATCGCAGCCACGTCATCTCCATGCTCGACGGCGACGCGCTGCGTGGCGTGATCGAACAGGAAAAGCCGCACTATATCGTGCCCGAGATCGAGGCCATCGCCACCGACACGCTGGCGGCGCTGGAAAAAGAAGGCTTCAACGTGGTGCCGACCGCCCGCGCCGCCCAACTGACCATGAACCGCGAAGGCATCCGCCGCCTGGCGGCCGAAACCCTGGGCGTGCCGACCTCGACCTACCGCTTTGCCGCCAGCGAAGAGGAATATCGCGCCGCGGTGGAGGCGATCGGGCTGCCGTGCCTGGTCAAGCCGATCATGAGTTCATCGGGCAAGGGGCAGAGCTTCGTGAAGAGCGCCGACAAGGTCGACGCGGCCTGGGCTTACGCGCAGGAAGGCGGTCGCGCCGGCAAGGGCAAGGTGATTGTCGAAGGCTTCGTCGATTTCGACTTCGAGATCACGTTGCTGACCATTCGCCACAACGACGGGCAGGGCAAGACCATCACCAGTTTCTGCGCACCCATCGGCCACCGTCAGGAAGATGGCGACTATCAGGAGTCGTGGCAGCCGCAGCGCATGACCGCCACCGCGCTGGAGCGTGCCCAGCAGATCGCGAAGACCGTCACTGATGAACTCGGTGGCCGTGGCCTGTTCGGCGTCGAGTTGTTCGTCAAGGGCGACGACGTCATCTTCAGCGAAGTGTCGCCGCGTCCGCACGATACCGGCATGGTGACCCTCATTTCGCAGGATCTGTCCGAGTTTGCTCTGCATGCCCGCGCGATTCTGGGCCTGCCGATTCCCAATATCGCGCTGCATGGCGCGTCCGCCTCGGCCGTGCTGCTGGTGCCCGGCAACTCGACCACCATGCAGTACCACAACCTCACCGCTGCGCTGAGCCGCCCGGACACCCAGCTGCGCCTCTTCGGCAAACCGGAAGTGGCAGGCAAGCGTCGCCTTGGCGTGGCGCTGGCGCGCGCCGAGTCGGTCGAAGCCGCCCGTGAAGTGGCCAATGCGGTGATCGGCGACATTCAGGTCGAACTCTGA
- the flgL gene encoding flagellar hook-associated protein FlgL, translated as MRISTGMLYQTGVSTIQQKTTEMLNTQQQVATGRRVVAPSDDPIASSRALEVSQAQTLNLTFQTNQGYAKDSLGLLENKLAAVEEILIHTRTRAVESGNGSYSDSELGSIAIDVRANFDALLGLANSQNGNGEYMFSGYQADVQPFTGNIDGVTFQGDQGERTLQVSPSRIMSVSNSGSEVFNDVRAQLGEFFAVPGTPNGGTGHVAQSQTTAAYTGTRYSIAWDGTNYNVTNVDTGAAVVSQAGPTLTFDSVQLEMGGSPSVGDVFEVGPSANVFNMYTNMVRALENPSTTVGIIGAVDQAIKGMDEALDQVLTVRASVGSRMNEVASLEDVASDLNVQYAQTLSRLQDVDYAEAVSNLTLQQTYLQASQQSFMRISNLSLFNYLS; from the coding sequence ATGCGAATCAGCACTGGCATGCTCTACCAGACCGGCGTCAGCACCATCCAGCAGAAGACGACGGAAATGCTCAACACCCAGCAGCAGGTGGCCACCGGCCGGCGCGTCGTGGCGCCGTCGGACGACCCCATCGCCTCTTCCCGGGCGCTCGAAGTGAGCCAGGCGCAGACGCTCAACCTCACCTTCCAGACCAACCAGGGCTATGCCAAGGATTCGCTCGGTCTGCTGGAGAACAAGCTGGCCGCGGTCGAAGAGATCCTGATCCACACCCGGACCCGTGCGGTGGAGTCGGGCAACGGCAGCTACTCGGACTCGGAGCTGGGCAGCATTGCCATCGACGTGCGCGCCAACTTCGACGCCTTGCTCGGTCTGGCCAACAGCCAGAATGGCAACGGGGAGTACATGTTTTCCGGCTATCAGGCCGATGTGCAGCCCTTTACCGGCAACATCGATGGTGTGACCTTTCAGGGCGATCAGGGTGAGCGCACCTTGCAGGTGTCGCCCTCGCGCATCATGAGTGTGAGCAACTCCGGCTCGGAGGTGTTCAACGACGTGCGCGCACAGCTCGGTGAATTCTTCGCCGTGCCGGGTACGCCCAACGGCGGCACCGGCCACGTCGCACAATCGCAGACCACGGCCGCCTACACCGGCACCCGATACAGCATTGCCTGGGATGGCACCAACTACAACGTCACCAACGTCGACACCGGTGCCGCCGTGGTCTCGCAAGCCGGACCGACGCTGACCTTCGATTCCGTTCAGCTGGAGATGGGGGGAAGCCCTTCCGTGGGTGACGTTTTCGAGGTCGGCCCCAGTGCCAACGTGTTCAACATGTACACCAACATGGTCCGTGCGCTGGAAAACCCCTCGACCACGGTCGGCATCATCGGTGCGGTCGATCAGGCCATCAAGGGCATGGATGAGGCACTGGACCAGGTGCTCACGGTGCGGGCATCGGTGGGTTCGCGCATGAATGAAGTCGCCTCACTCGAAGACGTGGCCAGCGACCTCAACGTGCAGTATGCGCAGACCCTCTCGCGCCTTCAGGACGTGGACTACGCCGAGGCCGTGAGCAACCTCACCTTGCAGCAAACCTATCTGCAGGCCTCGCAACAGTCGTTCATGCGCATCTCCAACCTGTCCCTGTTCAACTACCTGAGCTGA
- the flgK gene encoding flagellar hook-associated protein FlgK, producing MAGMLSVGITGLNAAQAGLTTTSHNIANASTPGYSRQSIIQGTQQGLYSGSGFLGQGTRIENVRRSYDQYLENQVLSADTKRAALQVYENNISQIDNLLADPTVGFSPALQTFFEGVQEVAANPSSVPARQSMISSAQAMVARFQYLDARLSEMRDGTEANISSTVETINAYANEIGELNQRIVIAQAAGAGMPANDLLDTRNNLVRELNQLIRVTTVEESDATVSVFIGSGQPLVVNTQVTQLTATPSNEDPTRLAIGLQMPTGASIEMPESLLSGGELGGLLEFRRDALDTAQNKMGLLAVGITEAFNAQHRLGQDLDGNLGTDFFAQLSPSIKPVAGATATPTVAFGDIGKLTGGTYTLTYTNATGAYSLIDRATGTAVNAADVGLTITPPGATVTGESFLIEPTRFAAQDIRVAIGDTRLVAAAGPVRSVERAGNLGSGSIDAVTVTDATGFASGNPHIPNYTLTFNSGSNAYDVFDNTNTLIGSVAYNPATQSAGTTVTLPAPLGGINLTLSGVPTNGDSFSLQSNTSGVADNTNAVALGALQTTKLMLAAGGNPTANFQSTYSNLVSEIGNKANEIKVNKTAQESLYAQANATRESLSGVNLDEEAANLIRYQQAYQASAKVMSIAGSLFEEILSIAR from the coding sequence ATGGCAGGCATGCTCAGCGTCGGAATCACAGGCCTCAACGCCGCACAGGCGGGCCTGACGACGACCAGCCACAACATCGCCAATGCGTCCACGCCGGGTTATTCCCGGCAGAGCATCATTCAGGGGACGCAGCAGGGGCTGTATTCCGGCTCCGGTTTCCTGGGGCAGGGCACCCGCATCGAGAACGTGCGCCGCTCCTACGATCAGTATCTGGAAAACCAGGTGCTTTCGGCCGACACCAAGCGAGCTGCGCTGCAGGTGTACGAAAACAACATCAGCCAGATCGACAACCTGCTGGCTGACCCAACCGTGGGCTTCTCCCCGGCGCTGCAGACCTTCTTCGAGGGCGTGCAGGAAGTGGCGGCGAACCCCTCGAGCGTGCCGGCGCGCCAGTCCATGATCTCGAGCGCGCAGGCCATGGTGGCCCGTTTCCAGTACCTGGACGCGCGCCTGTCGGAGATGCGCGATGGCACCGAGGCCAACATCTCCAGCACCGTTGAGACCATCAACGCCTACGCCAACGAAATCGGCGAGCTGAACCAGCGCATCGTGATCGCTCAGGCCGCCGGGGCCGGCATGCCGGCCAACGACCTGCTCGATACCCGCAACAACCTCGTTCGCGAACTCAACCAGCTGATCCGCGTGACCACGGTCGAAGAGTCCGACGCGACCGTCAGCGTGTTCATCGGCAGCGGTCAGCCGCTGGTGGTCAACACCCAGGTCACCCAGCTGACCGCCACGCCGAGCAATGAAGACCCGACCCGTCTGGCGATCGGCCTGCAAATGCCCACCGGCGCCTCCATCGAAATGCCCGAGAGCCTGCTCTCGGGGGGCGAGCTTGGGGGGCTGCTCGAGTTCCGTCGCGACGCCCTTGATACCGCTCAGAACAAGATGGGCCTGCTGGCCGTGGGCATTACGGAAGCCTTCAATGCCCAGCACCGCCTCGGCCAGGATCTGGACGGCAACCTGGGCACCGATTTCTTCGCGCAGCTGAGCCCGAGCATCAAGCCCGTGGCCGGCGCGACCGCGACGCCGACGGTGGCTTTCGGTGATATCGGCAAGCTCACCGGCGGGACCTACACGCTGACCTACACCAATGCCACCGGTGCTTACAGCCTGATCGATCGCGCCACCGGCACGGCCGTGAATGCCGCCGATGTGGGGCTGACGATCACCCCGCCGGGGGCGACCGTGACTGGCGAGTCATTCCTGATCGAGCCGACACGTTTTGCCGCACAGGACATTCGCGTGGCCATCGGCGACACCCGCCTGGTGGCCGCTGCCGGTCCGGTGCGTAGCGTGGAGCGCGCAGGCAACCTGGGCAGCGGTTCGATCGATGCGGTGACGGTGACCGACGCGACCGGCTTCGCCAGCGGCAATCCGCATATCCCGAACTACACGCTGACCTTCAACAGCGGGAGCAACGCCTACGACGTGTTCGACAACACGAACACGCTCATCGGTTCGGTGGCCTACAACCCGGCCACCCAGTCGGCCGGCACCACCGTGACCCTGCCGGCGCCGCTCGGCGGCATCAACCTGACCCTGTCGGGCGTGCCGACCAATGGCGACAGCTTCTCCCTTCAGAGCAACACCAGCGGCGTGGCCGACAACACCAACGCGGTGGCCCTCGGTGCCTTGCAGACCACCAAGCTCATGCTCGCCGCCGGTGGCAATCCGACCGCCAACTTCCAGTCGACCTACTCGAATCTGGTGAGCGAGATCGGCAACAAGGCCAACGAAATCAAGGTGAACAAGACGGCTCAGGAAAGCCTATACGCGCAGGCCAACGCCACGCGCGAGTCCCTCTCCGGTGTGAATCTGGATGAAGAAGCGGCCAACCTGATCCGTTATCAGCAGGCATACCAGGCCTCGGCAAAGGTGATGTCCATTGCCGGCAGCCTGTTCGAAGAAATCCTGAGCATCGCTCGATAG
- the flgJ gene encoding flagellar assembly peptidoglycan hydrolase FlgJ, producing the protein MDAMPINTLDPNAMADLKRLAKDNNPEAIKAAAQQFEALFLSMVLKSMRSSVQMSGLMDNDQSKLYQGLLDQQLATNMAASGGTGLAKALIRQMGGEAQTAPTPEQILNGFDMATVIRRPAGASPMPIPPVDTSARSAAIRQSTTIAPTPAEISSDAEAFVREVLPHAQAASRATGIPAHFMIAQAALETGWGKYQLKAANGAPSHNLFNIKAGSSWNGPTVSVGATEYVDGRAVTEQSRFRAYNSYADSFRDYARLISDNPRYAQVLGQQDPAAFAQQLQDAGYATDPRYAEKLTRIINGATLKGAFPG; encoded by the coding sequence ATGGACGCAATGCCGATCAACACCCTCGATCCGAACGCCATGGCCGACCTCAAGCGCCTGGCCAAGGACAACAATCCCGAAGCCATCAAGGCGGCGGCGCAGCAGTTCGAAGCGCTGTTCCTGTCCATGGTGCTCAAGTCCATGCGCTCGTCGGTGCAGATGAGCGGGCTCATGGATAACGACCAGAGCAAGCTCTACCAGGGGCTGCTCGACCAGCAGCTGGCGACCAATATGGCGGCCAGTGGCGGCACCGGGCTGGCCAAGGCCCTGATCCGCCAGATGGGGGGCGAGGCGCAGACGGCACCGACGCCTGAGCAGATCCTCAACGGCTTCGACATGGCCACCGTCATCCGTCGGCCGGCCGGGGCGTCGCCCATGCCGATTCCGCCGGTGGACACCAGTGCCCGGTCGGCGGCCATTCGACAGAGCACCACCATTGCGCCGACACCGGCCGAGATTTCCAGTGACGCTGAAGCCTTCGTGCGTGAAGTCTTACCGCATGCCCAGGCGGCCAGCCGCGCCACCGGCATCCCGGCACATTTCATGATTGCCCAGGCCGCACTGGAAACCGGCTGGGGCAAGTACCAGCTCAAGGCCGCCAATGGCGCGCCGAGTCACAACCTGTTCAACATCAAGGCCGGCAGCAGCTGGAACGGCCCGACCGTGTCGGTGGGCGCCACCGAATACGTCGATGGCCGTGCGGTGACCGAACAGTCGCGCTTCCGTGCCTACAATTCCTATGCGGATTCCTTCCGCGACTATGCGCGCCTGATCAGCGACAACCCGCGCTACGCGCAGGTGCTTGGCCAGCAGGATCCCGCCGCCTTTGCCCAGCAGCTGCAGGACGCCGGCTACGCCACCGACCCGCGCTACGCCGAGAAGCTCACCCGCATCATCAACGGCGCCACCCTCAAGGGCGCGTTCCCCGGCTGA
- a CDS encoding flagellar basal body P-ring protein FlgI, translating to MMSTFLRLALIGLILFAGAQAQAERIKDIANVAGVRSNQLVGYGIVVGLDGSGDQTTQTPFTVQSIINMLGNMGVQMPPGTNLQLKNVAAVMVTADLPAFARPGQRMDITVSSIGNAKSLRGGTLIMTPLKGADGQIYAMGQGNVIVGGAGAQGGGASVVVNHLSAGRIPNGATVEREVLSSVGQGDVIMLELEDTDFGTAARMVDAINAATLPGTAQALDGRTVQVRSPMDPSQRVAFLGKIQNIQVTPELMEAKVIVNSRTGSVVMNQKVTLQRCAVAHGNLTVSVQNETAVSQPNALAGGQTVTTQTGGAAIDQEGSYLMNVAESADLAEVVKALNALGANPMDLISILQAMKSAGALRADLEVI from the coding sequence ATGATGTCCACCTTTCTTCGTCTCGCGCTGATCGGCCTCATCCTCTTCGCCGGTGCCCAGGCCCAGGCCGAACGCATCAAGGACATTGCCAACGTGGCCGGCGTGCGGAGCAACCAGCTGGTGGGCTACGGCATCGTGGTCGGTCTCGACGGCTCCGGTGACCAGACCACCCAGACGCCGTTCACCGTGCAGAGCATCATCAACATGCTCGGCAACATGGGCGTGCAGATGCCGCCCGGAACGAACCTGCAGCTCAAGAACGTCGCCGCCGTCATGGTCACTGCCGATCTGCCGGCGTTTGCGCGGCCGGGTCAGCGCATGGACATCACGGTGTCCTCCATCGGTAACGCCAAGAGCCTGCGTGGCGGCACCCTCATCATGACGCCGCTCAAGGGGGCCGATGGCCAGATCTACGCCATGGGTCAGGGCAATGTCATCGTCGGTGGCGCCGGTGCCCAGGGCGGTGGCGCGTCGGTGGTGGTCAATCATCTGTCGGCCGGTCGCATTCCCAACGGGGCCACGGTCGAACGCGAAGTGCTGTCCTCGGTGGGGCAGGGCGACGTGATCATGCTCGAACTGGAAGACACCGATTTCGGCACCGCCGCACGCATGGTTGATGCCATCAACGCCGCCACCCTGCCGGGCACCGCGCAAGCGCTCGACGGGCGCACGGTGCAGGTGCGCTCGCCCATGGACCCGAGCCAGCGTGTGGCCTTCCTAGGCAAGATCCAGAACATTCAGGTGACCCCGGAGCTCATGGAGGCCAAGGTGATCGTCAATTCGCGCACCGGCTCCGTGGTCATGAACCAGAAGGTGACCTTGCAGCGTTGCGCGGTGGCGCACGGCAACCTGACCGTTTCGGTTCAGAACGAGACGGCGGTCAGTCAGCCGAATGCGCTGGCCGGTGGGCAGACGGTAACCACCCAGACCGGTGGGGCGGCCATTGATCAGGAGGGCTCTTACCTCATGAACGTGGCCGAGAGTGCCGATCTGGCCGAAGTGGTCAAGGCGCTCAACGCGCTCGGGGCCAACCCCATGGACCTGATCAGCATTCTGCAGGCCATGAAGTCTGCCGGCGCCCTGCGTGCCGATCTTGAGGTGATCTGA